A window of Hippoglossus stenolepis isolate QCI-W04-F060 chromosome 18, HSTE1.2, whole genome shotgun sequence contains these coding sequences:
- the LOC118125935 gene encoding protein AMBP, protein MQKAVSLVSLLVLGSVWTLEGVHTLPETPPLPQEDFHLDQFMGRWFEVAVVSTCPHYMQRKRGNPVIVALQLQHVAPQVNFTMTAASVRNGSCQQTSTVYDLTDTPGRFFHRILRFDADVDSFVVETNYDEFALMLLLSTEKPSGTKTTSIKLYSRTVDVTPAVLLNYKTLVRQHGMSDEAVIMNHKKDECAPRELETEPTTQPQISAPKKSKRNVVPPVDSHNI, encoded by the exons ATGCAGAAAGCAGTGAGTCTGGTTTCTCTGCTGGTCCTGGGGTCAGTCTGGACCCTGGAGGGGGTCCACACACTCCCAGAAACTCCCCCCCTCCCACAGGAGGACTTCCATCTGGACCAG TTCATGGGGCGGTGGTTCGAGGTGGCAGTGGTCTCTacctgtcctcactacatgCAGCGCAAGAGGGGGAACCCCGTCATCGTGGCactgcagctgcaacatgttGCTCCTCAGGTCAACTTCACAATGACGGCAGCTTCTGTCAG GAACGGCTCGTGTCAGCAGACGTCCACAGTTTATGATTTGACCGACACTCCAGGACGATTCTTCCACCGTATTCTCA GGTTTGATGCTGATGTTGATTCCTTCGTGGTTGAAACCAACTACGATGAGTTCGCATTGATGCTTCTGCTGAGCACAGAGAAACCATCGGGAACTAAAACCACCAGCATCAAACTTTACA GTCGGACTGTGGATGTGACTCCTGCCGTGCTGCTCAACTACAAAACATTGGTGAGACAACATGGAATGAGTGATGAGGCCGTCATCATGAATCACAAAAAAG ATGAGTGTGCTCCACGTGAGCTGGAGACAGAGCCCACTACTCAGCCTCAG ATTTCTGCTCCCAAGAAGTCCAAGAGAAATGTGGTGCCGCCTGTGGACTCTCATAATATCTGA
- the ptgdsa gene encoding prostaglandin D2 synthase a, producing the protein MRTTVLAVVMVTCLMMVVDADVKPQRDFNLQRFAGKWYRVGLAYDAPSFVPFRDRMKASMGIITELPNGNVNLTMWDSMPWGCQSKTYHYERTTVPGQFTYFSTRHNMVKDITVVDTNYSEYAVVLKHKVFNREYTQVALYGRSLRLKIDIIQRFKGFASSRGLSRDSILTPPPAENCPPSASGR; encoded by the exons ATGAGGACCACGGTGCtggctgttgtcatggtgacgtgcctgatgatggtggtggacGCTGATGTGAAGCCACAGAGAGACTTCAACCTGCAGAGG tttgcaGGGAAATGGTACCGTGTGGGTCTGGCCTATGATGCTCCAAGTTTTGTCCCCTTCAGAGACAGGATGAAAGCGTCCATGGGCATCATCACAGAGCTGCCCAACGGGAACGTTAACCTCACCATGTGGGATTccat gCCGTGGGGCTGTCAGAGTAAAACGTACCACTATGAGAGGACCACTGTTCCTGGACAGTTCACCTACTTCAGCACAC GCCATAACATGGTGAAGGACATCACAGTGGTGGACACAAACTACAGTGAATACGCTGTGGTTCTCAAACACAAGGTTTTTAACAGAGAGTACACACAGGTGGCACTTTACG GTCGttctctcagactgaagatCGATATCATTCAGAGGTTTAAAGGCTTCGCCTCGTCCCGAGGTTTATCCAGAGATTCTATTCTGACTCCACCTCCAGCAG AGAACTGCCCACCCTCTGCATCTGGACGTTAG